AGGTCGTTGGCCTCCAGGAGGGCGTCGACGGAGTCCTTCTTGGCGGCGTCGACGAAGCCACAGGTGTTGACGACCGCGACGTCCGCGTCGGCGGCGTCCTCCACGAGGTCCCAGCCGTCCGCCTCCAAGCGGCCTGCGAGCTCCTCCGAGTCCACCTCGTTACGGGCGCAGCCAAGAGTGACGAGTGCGACGGTACGGCGTTCAGACATGGGCTCAAGACTACTTTGTCTCACTGACAGCCCACGTCGACGGGGTTGGCCGATCTTGGCCAACCCCGTCCTCAGCTCGACCGTTCAGCCGGACTTATCCCGCCTGGGGGTCGCCCTTGGTGTACGTCAGGCGCTCCACGGCGCCCGGCTGCCAGTCGTCGTCGATCTTCTTGCCGTTGACATACAGGTCGATCGCACCCGCGTCACCGAGGACGAGGTTGATCTTCTCGCTGTCCTGGAAGGTCTTCGAGTCGCCCTTCTTGAGCAGGTCGTCGAAGAGCAGTCGGCCGTTGTGGTCCTTGACCCCGACCCAGCTCCTGCCGTCGACGGCGCTCACCTGGACGGTCACCTTGTCCTGCGGGACGGCCGCGATGGCGCTGTCCGAAGGCTCCGGGTCGGGATCCTTGGGCTTGTCGGTCTTCGGGGTGGGCGTGGTCTTGTCGGACGTCGGCGTCGAGCCGCCCTCGGCGACGGCGGACTTGCCGCTGTCGTCGCCGCCCTTGAACGCGGTGAATCCGACGAACCCGACCACCGCGACGATCGCGGCGACCATGGCCGCGGTCCAATTCGGCCCGCGCCGCTCGGGACGGATGCGCTCCGCCTCGAACAGAGGGGCGGCGGGGGTCGGCGCCGGCCGCCCGCCGTGCGAGTCGTCGTACTGGGCGAGCAGCGGAGCCGGATCGAGGTGGACGGCCTTCGCCAGGGTTCGGATGTGGCCACGGGCGTACACGTCGCCGCCGCAGGGGGCGAAGTTGTCCGCCTCGATGGCCTGCACGATGGCGATGCGGACCCTGGTGGCGTTGGTGACGTCGTCGACGGTCAGCCCGGCATCGAGGCGCGCCTGCCTCAGGGCACGGCCGATCGAGGGGCGGGCTTCCTCGGATACGTCTTCGAACGGACGCTCGTCTTCAGGGGAGTTGCCGATGGACACGGGGGCGCCTTTCGAGCGTTTAAGCCACCTGTGCTGGAGGTTCAGTCTAGGGGGGTAACGAAAGGGTGGGGCAACCGGGCGGTGGGACTTTGTACGCCATCGGTATGGCCGGTCAGACCGATGGTGGGGCACGAGAATGTCGCTTCCCTCAACTTGACGTACGCCGAACGGGAACGGTTGCTCAATGATCCCTTACGGGTGAGTCACGATCGGGCATCGGCTCCTCACCCACCCACCCGCGAGGCGACCACTGCACTCCCGTATTCCGCGTAGGGCTCGCTTTATGCCTCCCCGCGGATCACGGCGAGCACTCCGTCCAGCTCATCAGGTTTCACAAGAACGTCACGAGCCTTGGATCCCTCGCTCGGACCCACGATCCCGCGGGACTCCATGAGGTCCATCAGCCGCCCCGCCTTGGCGAAGCCGACCCGCAGCTTGCGCTGGAGCATGGACGTCGAACCGAACTGCGTGGAGACCACCAGCTCCGCCGCCTGGCACAGCAGGTCGAGGTCGTCGCCGATCTCCTCGTCGATCTCCTTCTTCTGCTTCGTCCCGACGGTCACGTCTTCCCGGAAGACGGGCGCCATCTGGTCCTTGCAGTGTTGGACGACGACCGCGACCTCTTCCTCGGTCACGAACGCGCCCTGCATACGCGTGGGCTTGTTCGCGCCCATCGGCAGGAACAGCCCGTCGCCCTTGCCGATCAGCTTCTCGGCGCCGGGCTGGTCGAGGATGACGCGGGAGTCGGCGAGCGAGGAGGTGGCGAACGCGAGCCGCGAGGGCACGTTCGCCTTGATCAGACCGGTGACGACGTCCACGGAGGGCCGCTGCGTGGCGAGCACCAGGTGGATGCCGGCCGCACGCGCGAGCTGCGTGATGCGGACGATCGCGTCCTCGACGTCACGCGGGGCGACCATCATCAGGTCGGCGAGCTCGTCGACGATCACCAGCAGGTACGGGTAGGGCTGGAGCTCGCGCTCACTGCCCTCCGGCGGCTTCACCTTGCCGTTGCGGACGGCTTCGTTGAAGTCGTCGATGTGCCGGTATCCGTACGCCGCGAGGTCGTCGTAGCGGAGGTCCATCTCCCGTACGACCCACTGGAGCGCCTCGGCGGCCCGCTTCGGGTTGGTGATGATCGGCGTGATCAGGTGCGGGATGCCCTCGTAGGCGGTCAGCTCGACGCGCTTGGGGTCGACGAGCACCATGCGGACGTCCTCCGGGGTCGCCCGCATCATGATCGAAGTGATCAAGCAGTTAATGCACGACGACTTACCGGAACCGGTCGCACCGGCGACCAGCACATGCGGCATCTTCGCGATGTTCGCCATCACGTAGCCGCCCTCGACGTCCTTGCCGAGCGCGACCAGCATCGGGTGGTCGTCCTCCGCGGCGGCCGCGAGGCGCAGCACATCGCCGAGGTTGACCATCTCGCGGTCGGTGTTGGGGATCTCGATGCCGACCGCCGACTTGCCGGGGATCGGACTGATGATCCGCACGTCCGGGCTGGCGACCGCGTACGCGATGTTCTTCGTCAGCGCGGTGATCCGCTCGACCTTCACGGCCGGCCCGAGCTCGACCTCGTAGCGCGTGACCGTCGGCCCGCGCGTGAAGCCGGTGACGCGGGCGTCGACCTTGA
The DNA window shown above is from Streptomyces chartreusis and carries:
- a CDS encoding helix-turn-helix domain-containing protein; translated protein: MSIGNSPEDERPFEDVSEEARPSIGRALRQARLDAGLTVDDVTNATRVRIAIVQAIEADNFAPCGGDVYARGHIRTLAKAVHLDPAPLLAQYDDSHGGRPAPTPAAPLFEAERIRPERRGPNWTAAMVAAIVAVVGFVGFTAFKGGDDSGKSAVAEGGSTPTSDKTTPTPKTDKPKDPDPEPSDSAIAAVPQDKVTVQVSAVDGRSWVGVKDHNGRLLFDDLLKKGDSKTFQDSEKINLVLGDAGAIDLYVNGKKIDDDWQPGAVERLTYTKGDPQAG